The Nocardia sp. NBC_01329 sequence GGGAGCCGGATTGGTGCTCGACGATATCGTCGAACCGGATTGGCCCGAATGGCTGGACCGGGAATGGGGCCAATGGAGTCCGCTACGGGGGCAATTGTTTCCGGGTACGGCCATCTTCGTCACCCATAAACCGCGAGGCCCGGAAGCGACCGCGACGAGGTGAATCGGCCCGGCGAGAGCGGACGTGCTCGGCGATGGCCCGGACGAGCATCTCCCGACTCACGGTGTATCCGTGAGCCGGGAGCCCGGTCCGATCAGGACTCGTCGCCGCGCGGCTGTCGCGGGGAACGTCCGGCCTGATCCAGCGCACGCCGGAGGGCGAACTCGATCTGCGCGTTGACGCTGCGCAGATCGTCGGCCGCCCATTTCGCGACCGCGTCGTACACCGCGGGGTCGAGCCGGAGCAGGACCTTCTTACGTTCGGCCATCAGTTGTACAGCGATCCCGCATTGACCACGGGCTGCGTCGGCCGGTCACCGCACAGCACCACCAGAAGATTCGAGACCATGGCGGCTTTGCGTTCCTCGTCGAGTTCCACCATGCCCTCGGCGGCGAGGCGATCGAGTGCCAGCCCGACCATACCCACCGCTCCCTCGACGATCTGGGCCCGAGCGGCCACCACCTGCGCCGCCTGCTGGCGGACCAGCATCGCCTGGGCGATCTCGGGTGCGTACGCGAGATGGGTGATCCGGGCCTCGATCACCTCGATGCCCGCGGTTTCGGTGCGGTCGCGCAGTTCCACCGTGAGTTCTTCTGCCACCTCGGCGCCGTCACGCAGGCTGGTGCGGTCGGCGTCGTGCGCGTCGTAGGGGTGAGTGGTGGCCAGATGCCGGACAGCCGCCTCGGACTGGGTTTCCACGTATTCCTCGTAGTCGTCCACGGCGAAGGCGGCCTTGAAACTGTCGACCACCTTGTAGACGACCACCGCCGCGATTTCCACGGGATTACCGTCGGCGTCGTTGACCTTCAGCTTCTGGGTTTCGAAGTTGCGGACCCGCAACGAGATGCTGCGCCGGTCGGTCAGGGGCAGTACCGAGAAGAATCCGGGTTCGCTGACCGAGCCGATATAGCGGCCGAAGAACTGCACGACCTTGGCCTCGTTCGGGTTCACCACCACCAGGCCGGTGATACCGAGCAGGAGGATGGCCCCCACCACGCACGCGACGATCGCCCCGGCCAGCGCCAGGGGGTTTCGATGTTGCGCGAATCCCGCTACCGCCACGGCCGCCACGGCGATCGTGAGCACCAGCCAGATCAGTAGTACGACGAACCCGTTGACCCGCGTGGCGTTCCGGAATGTCATGACATCCTCCCTCTATCAAAGTGATATCACTAAGATAGCATCCTGCCTCGGTACCGATAGCGCACGACCGGCGTCGGCAGCCCGCGTGGGCCCTCGACCGGCCCCCGACACACCCTGCGACCATGTGCGAATGGACCAGAAGGCACAGGGTGAGCGGCTACGGCTCGGGCTGATCGAAGGCGACGGGATCGGACCGGAAGTGGTGGTTTCGGCCCGCCGCGTGATGGACGAGGCGCTGACCGCCGCCGGCGCACCCGCGATCGACTGGGTCACGCTGCCGATGGGACGCCGGGCGATCGAGGAATTCGGCACCGCCCTACCGGAATCCACACTCACCGGCCTGCTCGGGACCGACGGCTGGCTCCTGGGCCCGCACGACAACGCCTCCTATCCGCCGGAGCACCGGATCGCACCCGGCGGCGCGATCCGGCGCCACTTCGGGCTGTACGCCAATATCCGGCCGGTCGAGGCATTCCCCGGAATCGCCGCCGCCGCGCCGGATATCGATCTGGTAGTGGTCCGCGAGAACAGCGAAGGCTTCTACGCCGACCGGAATATGGCCGTCGGATCCGGCGAGTTCTGCCCCACTCCCGATATCGCGCTGTCGGTCGGTCTGGTCACCCGCGCGGCCTCCGAGCGGATCGCGCACGAAGCGTTCCGGCTGGCCGCCGGGCGACGCGGGCGGGTGACCATCGTGCACAAGGCGAACGTCCTACCGCTGACCATGGGGCTGTTCCGCGATAGCTGCTACGCCGTGGCATCGGAGTACCCCGGGGTGACCGTGGACGACGAACACGTCGACGCGGCAGCCGCCCACCTGGTCCGTGCCCCCGGTGATTTCGATGTGCTGGTCACCGAGAATCTGTTCGGCGATATCCTCTCCGACCTCGCCGCTCAACTCGGCGGGTCACTGGGTACCGCCGCCTCCCTGAACTGCTCCGCCGACCGGGCGATGGCACAGGCGGTGCACGGCGCGGCGCCCGATCTGGCCGGTCGCAACCGGGCGAATCCGGTTGCCCTGCACCGGTCCGCGGCCATGCTCCTGCGCTGGCTGGCGGCCCGGCACGACCGGACGGTACTCACTCGGGCGGCGATACGGATCGAGCACGCGGTCGCAGCGACCTTCGCCGCCGGAATCGCGACAGCCGATCTCGGCGGCCAGGCGTCGACGAGCGAGTTCACCGAGCAGGTCACCGCCCGCGTTCACCGCCTGTGACGTCGTCCCGGCGCAGAACGTTGTGGTTCTGGCGAGAAAGCGGCTACAGCAGTCGCGACAGGAATGTCTTGGTGCGCGCGTGCTCCGGGCGGGTCAGCAGGTCGCCGGGTGCCCCGGCCTCGACCACCACTCCCCCGTCCATGAACACCAACTGGTCGGCCACCTCACGTGCGAAACCCATCTCGTGAGTGACCACGATCATCGTCATCCCGGACGCGGCGAGTTCGCGCATCACGGTGAGCACTTCACCGACCAGTTCCGGGTCCAGCGCAGAGGTCGGCTCGTCGAACAACATCAGCTTCGGATCCATCGCCAGCGCCCGCGCGATCGCCACCCGCTGCTGCTGGCCACCGGACAGCTGGGCCGGATAGGCGTTGGCCTTGTCCGCCAGCCCGACCCGGTCGAGCAATTCCTTCGCCCGGGACACCGCATCGGATCTGCGTATCTTCTTCACCTGGGTCGGCGCTTCGATGATGTTGGCGAGCGCGGTGCGATGCGGAAAAAGGTTGAAATGCTGGAACACCATGCCTATCTCACGCCGCTGCCGGGCGGCGTCGCGTGGATGCAGTTCGTAGAGCTTTCCGCCCTTCTCGCGGTAGCCGACGAGTTCGCCGTCCACATACAACCGGCCCGCGTCGACCTGCTCCAGGTGGTTGATACATCGCAGGAAAGTGGACTTACCCGAACCGGAGGGCCCGATGAGGCACAGCACCTGCCCGTGCCGCACATCGAGGGAGATACCGTTGAGTACCCGCAGGGCCCCGAAACTCTTGCAGACCCGTTCGGCGCGGATCATGGGTTCCGAACTCGTGGTGGTCATTTCGCCGGTGCCTCCCCGCGCGCGTCGGCCAGTTCCTGCAGTTGTTTCGCGGTCAGCTGCCGGGAGATACCGCGCGAATAGTATTTCTCCAGGTAGTACTGGCCGACCATCAGCACGCTGGTTATCGCCAGATACCAGGTCGCGGTGACCAGCAACAGCGGGATCGGCAGGAAGTTGACCCCGTAGATATCGCGGGCCCGACCGAACAGATCCGTACTCAGCGGTATCGCGGTGACCAGCGCGGTGGTCTTGAGCATGCTGATGAGTTCGTTACCGGTCGGCGGAATGATGACTCGCATAGCCTGAGGGAGAACTGTACGGCGCATCGTCTGCGACCAGGACATACCGAGCGCGATCGAGGCCTCACGCTGCCCTTCACCGACCGAGTTGATACCGGCCCGGACGATCTCGGCCATATACGCGGCCTCGTTGAGCCCCAGCCCGATCACGGCGAACGCGAATCCGGCCTGCAGGCTCTGCACATCGATCTCGAGCAGACGCGGGCCGAAGGGTACGCCGAACGCCACGTTCTGGTACAGCGACGGCACCAACCCCCAGAAGACCAGCTGTATGTACACCGGAGTCCCCCGGAAGACCCACAGGTAGACCCAGGCACTCGACCGCAGCACCGGGTTCGGCGACAACCGCATCACCGCCAGCAGGGTTCCCAGTGCGACCGCGATGAACATCGCGAGCACGGTCAGTTCGAGGGTGACCACCGCACCCTCCGCGATCCGGGTGTCGCGCAGATACTTCCAGTACACATCCCACCGGTAGGCGGGATTGGTGGCCGCGCCGTAGACGAAGAGCCCGGCGAGCGCCAGGATCACCGCCGCGGAAACCCAGCGGCCGGGCCGGCGCAACGGCACCGCGACTATCGGTTCGGGTTCGGCTGCCATACCGGCGGTCGTGTTCGGATCGGCGGTCATCGTGCGGACTCCCTGGCGCCGTTGATCACGGAGGTGCGCAGTGCGCCTTCCTGGACACCCCAGTTCTCGGAGATCTGCCGGTATTGCCCGTTGTCCATCAGGTACTGCACCGCGTCGCGCAGCACCGGCGCCAGCGGTGCCCCCTTCGCGACGGCCCATCCGTACGGCGCGGAATCGAACACCGGGCCGGCCGGTTCGATCTTGCCGGCGGTCTGTTTTATCGCGTAAGCGGTGACCGGAGAATCCGCGGACATGGCGTCGACCTGGCCGAGTACCAGTGCGTTGGTCACCGCACTCTGTTCGTCGAAGGCGTCGATGATGATCGGGTCCTTCCCCGCCGCGACGCAGGCCTCACTCTTCGCCGGGACCTCGTCGATATGCTCTACCGTCGTCGCCTGAACTGCGACACGTCTACCGCAGGCGTCCTCGGGGTCGATAGGGTGACCGGCACGCTGCGCCCACTGCACCCCGGCGCTGAAATAGGTGACGAAATCGACCTGTTCCTCCCGTTCCGCCGAGTCGGTGATCGAGGACATGCCCACGTCGTAGGTACCGGCCTGGACAGCGGGGATGATCTTCTCGAACGCCGATTCGGCGTAGCGGGCCCGGATACCGAGCACCGCGGTGACCGCGTCCATCAGGTCGACATCGAAACCGACGATCGCACCGTGCCGGTCGCGGTACTCGTTCGGCTGATACGGCACATTCACCCCGACCACCACCTCACCGGCGGCGGCGATATCCGGCGGCAGCCGTGCCGCCAACGCGGCCACCGGCCGCACCGGCACCTTCGACGGCACCGGGCCGGTGTCCTCGATATTGGTCACGCACCCGGCCACCAGCAGCACACCCGCCAGGCCGCACAGCATCCGCCGTACCCGGATCCCCGCACGATCAACCACACGCCACCACCTGCCGCTCGCGAATAATCGTCGGCCCTCGACCGATCGTCGACGTTGTCAGGCACAGTAGGCGAGAGCGGCGCGCGGAACATCCGGAGTAACCCGAGATCGATCTCGGGCGCGGCGTCCGGTCCCGCACAACCCACGATGCTCCGGCGGACGACCCGCTACCGTCTGCAGTCATGGTGCAGTCGGTGGAGTTACTGCTCGACGAGGCAGCGGAGCAGCGAATCCGGCGACAGTGGGAACTGCTCGCCGAAGCGGGACTGCCCGGGCTCGGGCACGGCAGACGCGACGGGGATACCGAAAGCCATCGGCCACACATCACCGTTGCGGTAGCGCGGCAGATCTGGCCGCGTATCGAACAGGATCTCGACCGGTTGTCGTTCCGGCCGTTCCCGGTACGTCTCGGCGGCGTGCTGGTGTTCGGCGCACGGCGGCCGATCCTGGTGCGGGCCGTGGTCCCTTCCGAACAACTGCTGGCCTGGCATCGACGTATCCATCAGGTGGTGGAGCCGTGCCCCGATATACCGGCGAATCTGCGTCCCGATCAATGGACGCCGCATATCACGCTGGCCCGCCGGATCCTGCAGCAACGCATCGGCGACGCGGTGGCGGCGATCGCGGCGGACCGGGACACCACCGCGACCGTGGTGGGGATCCGGCGCTGGGACGGCGACCAGCGCCGGGCGTGGCAGGTCGCCGAACACGGCTGAAACGGAGCCGGCGCGGTGCCGGACCTCGCCACGTAGGGTGAGTGCCGGTGGCGTACGACACCGCCGTGGAACACCGCGGCCGGGGCCGGCGTTACAGCCTGAAACCGACCACGAGAGGACGTCATGGCCACCCAGACACTGACCCAGCAGAACTTCGATGACATAGTCACCGGTAATGACGTAGTACTCGTCGATTTCTGGGCTTCCTGGTGCGGACCGTGCCGCAGTTTCGCCCCGACCTACGAGGCGTCCTCGGACAAGCACCCCGATGTCGTGCACGGCAAGGTCGACACCGAGGCCGAACAGGGCCTGGCCGCGGCCGCCAATATCCAGTCCATCCCGACCATCATGGCCTTCCGCGAAGGTGTCCTCGTCTTCGCCCAGCCCGGGGCGCTCCCGCCGGCGGCGCTCGAGGATCTGGTCTCCCAGGTGAAAGACCTGGATATGGACGAGGTTCGTAAGCAACTCGCCGAGCAGCAGGCGGCCAATGGCGAAGTAGCCGAATAGAATCGGCGAACGACGGCGGGCTCCACACTTTCCGGGGATGGTGTGGAGCCCGCCGTTGTCGTTGTTTCCGTGCGGTCGTCGGTGAACCGCTAGCGCAGCGCCCCGAGGCGGTTCACGCTGGCGATCATCGCCCGCACCGAGGATTCCGCACCGTCGGAGGCGAGGGCAGCGCCCCATCCGTGACGGCCGTCACTTTCACACTGCACGAAGGTCGCGGTGCCCGCCGGAGTCCGGCGCTGGTGGAACCGCAGGATCTCGACGGGATGGCCGGCATCGTAGAGTGCCGAGGTCATGGCGGCGATCGGGCTGCCCGCCGCCACGACCGATCGGGACCAGCCCGTGAATTCGAGGGTCGCGGTGAAGGCGCCACCCCGCGCACCGGTGGACGACCAGCCCGCGAGCCGGATCGGACCGGGACATTCGCCGTAGCGGTCGCGGAATTGCGCGGCCGTCAGTTCCGCGCATTCGGTGCGCAGGCTACGCGGAGCGGCCGTGGTCAGGGCGTCGTTTTCCAGAGTCAGTGTGGTCATGAGTACGTAGGTCTTCCCAGAGATGGTCGGCAGAATTGGGGGACCAGCAAAAGCAGAAAAAGGGGCCCGCAGCGAGGGGGCCGGTCCTGATCAGACCCCGCTACGGCGGGTTACTACTACGGCAAGTAGCCGACGAGCCGACTCCGCGGTACGCGAGAGAAGCACCGCACCGTCGCGATCTGCGAACATCGGCGCGGCGCACAGGCCGTCGGCAGGAATTTGCACGGGGTCGAGAATAAAGACTCAATGGGAAGATGGCAACCATATTCGCA is a genomic window containing:
- a CDS encoding SPFH domain-containing protein yields the protein MTFRNATRVNGFVVLLIWLVLTIAVAAVAVAGFAQHRNPLALAGAIVACVVGAILLLGITGLVVVNPNEAKVVQFFGRYIGSVSEPGFFSVLPLTDRRSISLRVRNFETQKLKVNDADGNPVEIAAVVVYKVVDSFKAAFAVDDYEEYVETQSEAAVRHLATTHPYDAHDADRTSLRDGAEVAEELTVELRDRTETAGIEVIEARITHLAYAPEIAQAMLVRQQAAQVVAARAQIVEGAVGMVGLALDRLAAEGMVELDEERKAAMVSNLLVVLCGDRPTQPVVNAGSLYN
- a CDS encoding isocitrate/isopropylmalate dehydrogenase family protein, translating into MDQKAQGERLRLGLIEGDGIGPEVVVSARRVMDEALTAAGAPAIDWVTLPMGRRAIEEFGTALPESTLTGLLGTDGWLLGPHDNASYPPEHRIAPGGAIRRHFGLYANIRPVEAFPGIAAAAPDIDLVVVRENSEGFYADRNMAVGSGEFCPTPDIALSVGLVTRAASERIAHEAFRLAAGRRGRVTIVHKANVLPLTMGLFRDSCYAVASEYPGVTVDDEHVDAAAAHLVRAPGDFDVLVTENLFGDILSDLAAQLGGSLGTAASLNCSADRAMAQAVHGAAPDLAGRNRANPVALHRSAAMLLRWLAARHDRTVLTRAAIRIEHAVAATFAAGIATADLGGQASTSEFTEQVTARVHRL
- a CDS encoding amino acid ABC transporter ATP-binding protein produces the protein MIRAERVCKSFGALRVLNGISLDVRHGQVLCLIGPSGSGKSTFLRCINHLEQVDAGRLYVDGELVGYREKGGKLYELHPRDAARQRREIGMVFQHFNLFPHRTALANIIEAPTQVKKIRRSDAVSRAKELLDRVGLADKANAYPAQLSGGQQQRVAIARALAMDPKLMLFDEPTSALDPELVGEVLTVMRELAASGMTMIVVTHEMGFAREVADQLVFMDGGVVVEAGAPGDLLTRPEHARTKTFLSRLL
- a CDS encoding amino acid ABC transporter permease, with amino-acid sequence MTADPNTTAGMAAEPEPIVAVPLRRPGRWVSAAVILALAGLFVYGAATNPAYRWDVYWKYLRDTRIAEGAVVTLELTVLAMFIAVALGTLLAVMRLSPNPVLRSSAWVYLWVFRGTPVYIQLVFWGLVPSLYQNVAFGVPFGPRLLEIDVQSLQAGFAFAVIGLGLNEAAYMAEIVRAGINSVGEGQREASIALGMSWSQTMRRTVLPQAMRVIIPPTGNELISMLKTTALVTAIPLSTDLFGRARDIYGVNFLPIPLLLVTATWYLAITSVLMVGQYYLEKYYSRGISRQLTAKQLQELADARGEAPAK
- a CDS encoding ABC transporter substrate-binding protein, whose translation is MLCGLAGVLLVAGCVTNIEDTGPVPSKVPVRPVAALAARLPPDIAAAGEVVVGVNVPYQPNEYRDRHGAIVGFDVDLMDAVTAVLGIRARYAESAFEKIIPAVQAGTYDVGMSSITDSAEREEQVDFVTYFSAGVQWAQRAGHPIDPEDACGRRVAVQATTVEHIDEVPAKSEACVAAGKDPIIIDAFDEQSAVTNALVLGQVDAMSADSPVTAYAIKQTAGKIEPAGPVFDSAPYGWAVAKGAPLAPVLRDAVQYLMDNGQYRQISENWGVQEGALRTSVINGARESAR
- a CDS encoding 2'-5' RNA ligase family protein; amino-acid sequence: MVQSVELLLDEAAEQRIRRQWELLAEAGLPGLGHGRRDGDTESHRPHITVAVARQIWPRIEQDLDRLSFRPFPVRLGGVLVFGARRPILVRAVVPSEQLLAWHRRIHQVVEPCPDIPANLRPDQWTPHITLARRILQQRIGDAVAAIAADRDTTATVVGIRRWDGDQRRAWQVAEHG
- the trxA gene encoding thioredoxin is translated as MATQTLTQQNFDDIVTGNDVVLVDFWASWCGPCRSFAPTYEASSDKHPDVVHGKVDTEAEQGLAAAANIQSIPTIMAFREGVLVFAQPGALPPAALEDLVSQVKDLDMDEVRKQLAEQQAANGEVAE
- a CDS encoding alpha-isopropylmalate synthase regulatory domain-containing protein, which codes for MTTLTLENDALTTAAPRSLRTECAELTAAQFRDRYGECPGPIRLAGWSSTGARGGAFTATLEFTGWSRSVVAAGSPIAAMTSALYDAGHPVEILRFHQRRTPAGTATFVQCESDGRHGWGAALASDGAESSVRAMIASVNRLGALR